The stretch of DNA TCACCTCACCATGAGTGGTGCCGGTTCCAGCGGTCCTAACGGTTCTAGAAGCACCCGCAGCACCGGCTGCTACATCCCCATAAACCTGGATAANAATGTCATCCAGACTACGTTTTGCTGCCACAAAGCCACGCACCACAACACCGCTAAGGACTAGTTCCTTCAAAACGTGGGCCTCATCAACCGTATCTGCCAAGGATAGTTCGGCGTAGTTTCTTTCCTGCAACGTGACCTCATAGTCCGGTGATTTCGGGATGCTACCTGAATATTTGAGCCTGATAGTTCTGCCGCCAAACTGGTTTTGCACGTGGTCGATGGTTCCGTAAGCCTCCGCCTTGCCGTCCTTGAGGAGGATGATCCGATCGCACAACCGTTCCACTTCTTCCATCTGGTGCGTGACCATCATGACTGTTGCACCGGCTTGTTTACGTTCTTCGATGATGTCCATCAACAACCGCCTGTTAACGGGGTCAAAGCCTTTGGTTGGTTCATCCAAGATCAACAGTTCAGGCTCGTTCATGATGGTTACACCCAACTGGATCTTCTGCTGCTCGCCACCGGAGAGCTTGTCCACGCGCAGATCTGCCTNTCCTGCCAGGTCAACCCGGTCTAGATAATCCCGTGAAAACTNCTGCGCCTGAGCTTTGGACAGGCCCTTGAGCCTGCCAAAGTACGTCATCACATCTAGCACGGACTNCTNTTTGTATAGTCCACGCTCCTCCGGCAGGTACCCCAGCCGGGCCCCAAAATCGTCGTTGAACACTTTCCCATTGATCTCAAGGATTCCCGATGTGGGCCGGTAGATGCCCAACAAAGCTCTGATGGTGGTTGTCTTGCCGCTACCATTACTCCCTAGGAAACCAAAGGTCTCCCCACGCGCAACATCAAAAGATAGCCCCTCAATGACACTTTTGGACCCAAATTTCATGTGGAAATCGTGAATATGAATCAGTGGTTGTGCAGCGTTCATGTTGCCAGCGTAGCCATAAGTCAGCTCCATGACGCCAATAATTCGCCACTTATCTATCAACCACGTACACTGATCGCTGCCTGAACGTTGTGGGCAGCTATCCGACGAATGCGCCCCATGAACCTTGACCTTCCGCTCATACTCGATCTTCTGGGCGTNTTTTTCTTTGCCGTTTCAGGCAGTTTGCTGGCAGCCCGCAAGGGTTTTGATCTGGTCGGTTCGGTGCTGCTGGGCTCCATGGTGGGTCTGGGCGGCGGCGTTGTCAGGGACATCATCCTCAACCAAGGTCCGCCAGCGGCATTCACAAACCAGCTGTACTTAGTGCCTCCNCTAGCCGCGGCCGCCCTAGTCTATTTCACTGTGAANAACGTCCAGCGCAGTGGGCGGCTGCTNTTTATGTTCGACGCCGGCGGGTTGGCCCTCTTNTGTGTCACCGGGACGTTGAAAGCCCTGGAAGCTGGGATGAATCCCGTAGCCTCCATTTTGCTCGGCGTCACCACTGCCGTGGGCGGNGGCATCTTGCGTGACATCACAGCCAATGACGTACCCAAGGTNTTTGACCCCAAGGACCTTTACGCAATTCCGGCGTTTGCTGGTGCAGCTTTGGCCACCGGATTATGGCATTTGGGGTTGCTGAACCTAGCAACCGGGGCCACAGCCGCCGTCGTCGTTTTCTCTTTCCGCATGCTGAGCCTGCGCTATGGATGGCATGCTCCATTGGCTGCANNTCGGAGCTGGGCGCCGCGGCTGCCCCGTCGCGGCTAAGATTGCAGGTAGAGTATTGCTGCTAATTTTCGGAGATTTAAATGTCTGACATGTTCGTTGAAAAGTTCCGCGGCCTGGTGCCTCTGTACTTGGAGGAGCCATGGCAGGAAGCCGACGGCATCGCCTTAGTGGACCTTGACGCAGTCTTTGAAGAATTGCAGATCACTGTTCCGTTGGCGCTGCGCGAATTCCTGCATGCCCTGGGAAATTGTGAAGATCTCATGGAGGCGTACTACTACTTCTGGGATCCGGAAGAACTCGAAATCCAGGACGGCTACCTCCTTTTCCTTGAAGATGAGGAAGAGACCTATACCTGGGGCATTCTCGTGGACCAGAGCGATGTCCCGGACCCCATCGTGTGGCGACGAAACAACGCCACCGGCGAATGGATCAATGAAGAAGGCACCTTCAGTGAATTTGTGTTCGACATGCTCGACTGGGTTTTCAGCGACGACGAGTAAACCTTCGCAACTACACTTTAAAGCTATGGGAATATCCCTCCGATGGCGGTAGCGTTACACCATGGATGAACAACAGCCTTTGTCACCGTTGGTTCCCGATCCCGCCGAGATTGTGGGCCTGATCGAAAAATTAGTCGCCGGCAGGTGGCCGCGCTCTGAGTTCGATAGAAAAGCGCTATTTCTGGAGCTTGGCTTCACCTCTGGTGCCAGCTGGGACGACGCCGCTACAGCAAGCGAGACCGAGCATTATTCACTGAAATTGGGGAAACCCGGTGAATTCGCTTCCTCCTGGATCACCCACAATGGCCGTTTCATGGGCATCAGTATGCACCTGTACTCCTCCCTCGATACGGATAANCCCTCCACCCGTCAGGGTTTTGAGGACTTCCACCGTCAGTTGACAGCGCTTTATGGCGAGCCAGCCAATCCGTGGCACGATCCTGTGGTGCCCGCCTGCGTGTGGAATGTCAATGGCCGCCGCATCGTGATCCGTTTCTTCAACCTCCAGCACAGCTCCATGATGCTCACTATTGAGGACGCTGGGCTGGCCAGTGCAGCGGAGGCTGCGGCACGGCGTCGGAATGCCCCATCNCACTGGAACAACAGCGCAGAAGGCGCCAGCCCGTTTGTTGTCCCAATGCGCGGATCCAAGGTTTGAGAGGCACGGATAGTTCGGATTGGCAGCTGGGCAGTCTGCCAGATCCGGCCTCCCTCGTATCTCTAGTGCAAGGCCTAGTCAGGGATACGTGGCCAGCCACCGAAACTGGACGCTTGTATTGCGGGCACCTGGATACTAGATGAGGACGCCGTTGCCCCAATCTATTTCCAGATCCCGGCGGCAATGGCACCGTCCGGCCCTGAGGCAACCGAGTACTTTAATGAGATTTTGTTTTCTCTCGGGACATCGGTAATAGTTCTGCCTCATGACATCGGTGACACTTCAACGATTAAAGTGGTTACACTTCACCCCACCTTTATCCTCGGCAAGCACACAGCCCGCCGCCGAGCTAAAAGCTCCCACTCTCCCCGGATACGCATCGAATCTCTCCCTGCTCCGCATCGAAGGCGCAGTAGATGGCAATGTTTAGCGCAAACATGGCCATCTACTGCGCCTTCGAATTGCGGTGGGGCAGCCAGCAGAATTGCGGTGGGGCAGCCAGCAGCTAGTAGCGGCACACCGTCCGGCTTAGACGTCCCGGGAAACCACAGCTTCGGCGAAGTTAGCCAGCGCGGTCTTGACGATTCCCTCTGGCATCGGCGCTAGCGCGGCAATGGCCGCGTCAGACCATTCACGGGCCACAACCCAGGACCGTTCAGTAACGGGATGTTCGCGCAGTCCGGCCACGGCAGCAGCTAGGGCCTCGTCGCTGGTTAGGTCACCGTCGACGAGCTCAAGTACTGCGATCGCCTCAGCATCGCCAGCAGCAGCAGCATTGCGAAGTAGCAACACCGGTAGGGTGGGCACNCCTTCGCGCAGATCCGTCCCAGGTGACTTACCTGAAACCTGTTTCAGCCCAGTCACGTCGATGACGTCGTCGGCCAGCTGGAATGCCACGCCAACTTTNTCCCCGTACTCCAACAAAATGTCTTGGATCTCTTCTGCAACACCAGCGAAGATCGCGCCGAGCTGCCCTGAGGCGGCCACCAAAGAACCGGTTTTATCTGCAATGACGGAGAGGTAGTGCTCAATGGGGTCTTCGTCTTCCCGCGGACCCACTGTTTCATGCAGCTGCCCCAGGCACAGGCGTTCAAAGGTGCGGGCTTGGATGCCCAAAGCCCTACCGCCAAGTTCCGATACCAAAATGGAGGCGCGGGCAAANATCAGATCACCGGTCAAGATGGCCACGGTGTTGCCCCAGACCTCGTGAGCGGTGGGTGCCCCGCGACGGAAGGGAGCTGAATCCATGACGTCATCGTGGTACAAAGTAGCTAGATGCGTCAGCTCAACCACGACGGCGGCTTGNACTACTTCTGCCCGGTTGGGGTCGCCAAGGTGGGCAGCAAGGAGCACCAGTAGCGGGCGGATGCGCTTGCCACCTGCTTCAACGAGGTGGCGGCTGGTGGCATCGGCCAGCGGGTCCGAATGGGAAATCGCCTCCCGCAGCTTCTTTTCCACCCTGGCAAGGCTCATGGCCATGGAGGGGCCCAGATCCGGGTCGTCCGCCACGGCGGAAAAGCCGGACGGCAGTTGCAGCCCCGTGGCGATGGCCATGGTGCTGGGATTGGGGTCATACGATTCAGGGCACCCTTGACCGGCAGGGGCCCAGCTGTGGTTCGGGGAAGTAGTCACTGCTTAACACTAACTAGTGGAAGGGATTGTTGCTTGGATGTCCCGGACATGTCCTGATTCCCTGTGGCGGGAACCATCTTCTCCAGTAAATGAATCACTCTATCCTCAAAACCTCGTTCGTCCTTGTCCGTGAGGTTTGCCATCAGACGCACCACAAAACGCATCAGCACCGGCAATGGCATGCCCGTACGCAGCGCCAATTTCATGATGCTCGGCTTGCCAATCAAGGAAGCGAATACGCGCCCTAGTGTGAAGTGGCTTCNCCACTGCTCCCGGACAAAGTCGGCGTAGCCAGAGAGCGCATAGTTAGCAGCTAGTGGGGAGTTTGTTCCGGCCGCACGGATAATGAACTCTGCCGCAAACCGGGCAGATTCCATAGCGTAAGAAATTCCTTCGCCATTGAAAGGGCTCACCATGCCACCGGAATCCCNCAGCAGCATCAGCCCGGCAGAATAGTGCGGGGTCCTGTTGAAGCCCATGGGAAGAGCAGCGCCACGGATCGGGCCAACCTGGTTTTCAGNGGTGAAGCCCCACTCCGGAGGCATAGCTGCCGTCCAATCACGCAGCACCTGGCGGTAGTCCAATTTTCCGAATTCTCTAGAGGAATTCAGGATGCCCAAACCCACGTTGGAGGTACCATCGCCCACACCGAATACCCAACCATAGCCAGGCAAGATCTTGCCATCAGGAGAGTTCAGTTCCAGCCAGCCCTCCATCCAGTCATCATCGTGGCGAGNGGAGGTGAAGTAAGTGCGGTAGGCAACACCCATGGGCCTGTCATCGCGCTTTGCATGGCCTAAAGAAACAGCTGTGCGGGTGGAGTTACCATCGGCGGCCAATACTATGTCGGCGAAGAAGTCTGCGGTTTCGCCTGTCTTCTTGCCCGAGTCATCCACAAGCGAGGCCCTGGCACCCACCACGGTGCCGTCGTCGTTCGTTAATGCGGTGGAGACAGAATGGCCTTCAAGGATGATGGCACCGGCTGCACGGGCGTGAGCGGCCAGGGACTCATCGAAACCCAAGCGTGTACGGATCAGGCCATAGTTAGGAAAATTGCTGAGCTCAGGCCACGGGACCTCAATGCTGCGTCCGCCAGCAATCAAGCGCAGGCCCTTGTTGCGGCGCCATCCCTCAGCAGGATCGTGCGGCAAACCCATAAGCTGCATTTCACGCACAGCCCTGGGAGTGAGCCCGTCGCCGCACACCTNTTCGCGCGGGAAACGGGTCTTTTCCAGTACGGTGACCTCGATCCCGGCGGCGGCCAGGTGGTAGGCCGCGGTAGATCCGGCGGNGCCAGCACCTACAATAAGTACCTTCACGATGGGTGGAGTTCCTTTAGTTGGTGGGGTGGCAGCTGGCGGGGTGGCCGGCACGGGGACGGTGCTCTGCAACGGCTTGAGCGCGCGATGCACTGCCACGATTCCGCCGCTGAGATTTCGGTATTCTACTGACCNCCAACCAGACTCGGTGAGCCAGGCTGAGAGGTTGTCTTGATTGGGCCACACCCGGATGGACTCGGCCAGGTATATGTAAGCGTCCGGGTTGGAGGCCANCTNTTTGGCGATGGGAGGCAGCGCACGCATCAGGTACTCGGTGTATACAGTGCGCAACGGAGCGAAGGTGGGGTGGGAGAACTCGGCCACCACCAGCTTGCCTCCGGGCTTGG from Arthrobacter polaris encodes:
- a CDS encoding ABC transporter ATP-binding protein — its product is MELTYGYAGNMNAAQPLIHIHDFHMKFGSKSVIEGLSFDVARGETFGFLGSNGSGKTTTIRALLGIYRPTSGILEINGKVFNDDFGARLGYLPEERGLYKXXSVLDVMTYFGRLKGLSKAQAQXFSRDYLDRVDLAGXADLRVDKLSGGEQQKIQLGVTIMNEPELLILDEPTKGFDPVNRRLLMDIIEERKQAGATVMMVTHQMEEVERLCDRIILLKDGKAEAYGTIDHVQNQFGGRTIRLKYSGSIPKSPDYEVTLQERNYAELSLADTVDEAHVLKELVLSGVVVRGFVAAKRSLDDIXIQVYGDVAAGAAGASRTVRTAGTGTTHGEVS
- a CDS encoding trimeric intracellular cation channel family protein, whose protein sequence is MNLDLPLILDLLGVFFFAVSGSLLAARKGFDLVGSVLLGSMVGLGGGVVRDIILNQGPPAAFTNQLYLVPPLAAAALVYFTVXNVQRSGRLLFMFDAGGLALXCVTGTLKALEAGMNPVASILLGVTTAVGGGILRDITANDVPKVFDPKDLYAIPAFAGAALATGLWHLGLLNLATGATAAVVVFSFRMLSLRYGWHAPLAAXRSWAPRLPRRG
- a CDS encoding polyprenyl synthetase family protein codes for the protein MTTSPNHSWAPAGQGCPESYDPNPSTMAIATGLQLPSGFSAVADDPDLGPSMAMSLARVEKKLREAISHSDPLADATSRHLVEAGGKRIRPLLVLLAAHLGDPNRAEVVQAAVVVELTHLATLYHDDVMDSAPFRRGAPTAHEVWGNTVAILTGDLXFARASILVSELGGRALGIQARTFERLCLGQLHETVGPREDEDPIEHYLSVIADKTGSLVAASGQLGAIFAGVAEEIQDILLEYGXKVGVAFQLADDVIDVTGLKQVSGKSPGTDLREGVPTLPVLLLRNAAAAGDAEAIAVLELVDGDLTSDEALAAAVAGLREHPVTERSWVVAREWSDAAIAALAPMPEGIVKTALANFAEAVVSRDV
- a CDS encoding geranylgeranyl reductase family protein, with the translated sequence MKVLIVGAGXAGSTAAYHLAAAGIEVTVLEKTRFPREXVCGDGLTPRAVREMQLMGLPHDPAEGWRRNKGLRLIAGGRSIEVPWPELSNFPNYGLIRTRLGFDESLAAHARAAGAIILEGHSVSTALTNDDGTVVGARASLVDDSGKKTGETADFFADIVLAADGNSTRTAVSLGHAKRDDRPMGVAYRTYFTSXRHDDDWMEGWLELNSPDGKILPGYGWVFGVGDGTSNVGLGILNSSREFGKLDYRQVLRDWTAAMPPEWGFTXENQVGPIRGAALPMGFNRTPHYSAGLMLLXDSGGMVSPFNGEGISYAMESARFAAEFIIRAAGTNSPLAANYALSGYADFVREQWXSHFTLGRVFASLIGKPSIMKLALRTGMPLPVLMRFVVRLMANLTDKDERGFEDRVIHLLEKMVPATGNQDMSGTSKQQSLPLVSVKQ